A single genomic interval of Koleobacter methoxysyntrophicus harbors:
- a CDS encoding ornithine--oxo-acid transaminase — protein sequence MQTKEILELTNRYCAPNYLPLPIVITKAEGVWVEDPEGNRYLDMLSSYSALNQGHRHPKIIEAAKKQLDKVTLTSRAFHNDQLGPFCKRLAELTGKEKVLAMNTGAEAVETAIKCARRWAYDVKKVPEDKAEIIVCDGNFHGRTVTIISFSSTPEYTRGFGPKTPGFVNIPYGDLDALKKAINPNTAAFLVEPIQGEAGVVIPPENFLKEAYKVCKENNVLFIADEIQTGFGRTGKLFACDWESVKPDLYVLGKALGGGVVPISAVTGDKELLDLFEPGSHGSTFGGNPLACACALAAMDVLIEEKLPERSLELGEYLKGQLKKINNPEIKEIRGKGLFIGVELTTKARPYCEALMKEGILCKETHENVIRFAPPLVIKKEELDWALERVKKVLEK from the coding sequence ATGCAAACGAAAGAGATTCTTGAACTAACAAACAGGTACTGTGCTCCAAATTACCTTCCCTTACCGATAGTAATCACTAAGGCTGAAGGGGTATGGGTTGAAGACCCGGAAGGAAACCGCTACCTTGATATGCTTAGCTCATATTCAGCCTTAAACCAGGGCCATCGACACCCTAAAATCATCGAAGCTGCTAAAAAACAACTCGATAAAGTAACACTAACCTCCAGGGCTTTTCATAACGATCAGCTGGGGCCCTTCTGTAAGAGATTGGCAGAGCTGACCGGAAAAGAAAAGGTGCTGGCAATGAATACCGGCGCTGAAGCCGTAGAAACCGCTATCAAATGCGCCCGCCGATGGGCTTACGATGTTAAGAAAGTCCCTGAAGATAAAGCTGAGATAATTGTGTGTGACGGAAACTTCCACGGAAGAACCGTTACAATAATTTCATTTTCATCCACACCAGAATACACAAGGGGATTCGGTCCAAAAACCCCCGGATTTGTAAATATCCCTTACGGTGACCTTGATGCCTTAAAGAAGGCTATAAATCCTAATACCGCTGCATTCCTAGTCGAACCTATTCAGGGTGAAGCCGGTGTCGTCATACCCCCTGAAAATTTCTTAAAGGAAGCATATAAGGTCTGCAAGGAAAACAATGTATTATTTATTGCCGATGAAATCCAGACAGGTTTCGGCAGAACAGGGAAGCTGTTTGCCTGTGATTGGGAATCCGTTAAACCCGATTTGTACGTTCTGGGTAAGGCTTTAGGCGGTGGTGTAGTACCCATTTCTGCCGTTACCGGTGATAAAGAACTTTTAGACCTCTTTGAACCCGGTTCTCATGGTTCGACCTTTGGCGGTAATCCATTAGCCTGTGCCTGTGCATTAGCAGCAATGGATGTGCTGATAGAAGAAAAGCTGCCTGAAAGATCGCTGGAACTGGGGGAATATTTAAAAGGGCAGTTGAAGAAAATTAACAATCCTGAAATCAAAGAAATCAGAGGGAAAGGCCTCTTTATAGGGGTTGAGTTAACCACAAAGGCAAGACCCTATTGTGAAGCCCTTATGAAGGAAGGAATCCTCTGTAAAGAAACCCACGAAAACGTAATAAGGTTTGCTCCTCCTCTGGTTATTAAAAAAGAAGAACTGGATTGGGCACTGGAAAGGGTCAAGAAGGTTTTGGAAAAATAA